From Platichthys flesus chromosome 19, fPlaFle2.1, whole genome shotgun sequence:
CTGTCAAGGCTCGTGTTACATTCAGGGACCCTCAGAATAAACAGGGACATCCCAGCGctgacccctggtggctgaccgCAGTATTGACTATAAACCTCTATGTTTAATATACCAAATAACCACGAGGGGTCACTTAATTTCCTTCACACTACAAAACACAGTTAATTTGCAataaatctcaatatttaagttaatcattattatataatttaaggCCAGTTCCTGGATCTGTGTCTCACTGAGGATGCGTCCTTCAGAGGAGGTCACATTCATCCTCCACTGGCCTCCTGGACCGTCCTTCAGTTGatgaagatgtgtttttaaatcaacgATATGAAACTGTTCTACATTAAGCAGCAGCTTGATTAATGTGAATCTGAAGTTTGAGTGTGAACAAGGAGaaggctgcagggggcgctgctgctcagtaacTGCTACATAGTGTTGGTTTCCATCACAGATCAATTCACtgaaaccttttattttgattaGACTCATTTGACAGAAGCAAAGTCTCATGTGGACCTGGAGGTTAATTATGTGTCGATCAGAAGTCAATGATTATCAATGTCCTCTGGTGGACTCctcacagaggtcacagaggtcaccTGTCGTAAGACACTGGAGACACATTTACACTGGTAATAAAGATGTGTGAGGAAGATGCTGAGTGCTTTGTGCTTTATGATGTAACTGAGCTGATGTGGTGTGAAGTTGTGGAACTCAACAAACCAAAGTCCAGCAAAGAGACAACAACAGGCAGTGATCATCTTTTACTGGATCCAGATAAGAAGGTACACAGATCAGGACCTGAGTCACATGACCTCAGCcacacagtcacatgacctCAGCCAGGGAATCTACAGTATCATCACATCCTTCATTAGTTAACTCCCTCTGTTTTTCCTGGAGACGCTCACAGCCTGGATCTTCTCCCTCAGGGTCTGCTCCCAGTCTTTGCACCAGTCCGGGCTCCGCTCCAGGATCTGGTATCGAGTGGGTAACTTGTCCAACGCCTGCACTGCCTCAggtaggtcaaaggtcaggccGGCCCGCTGCACCGCGGCCTGGAACTTGGCTGGAGACGCTGTTGCGATGTAACACCTGCAATAAAAGACTGAGAAGTGACTTCTAGGACTGGAGAACTAGAGGAAAGGTCAAAGATGGCTAAACTAAGACGGTGACCATGGTGAACACTGACATGCTACATTAGCATTCAGCTCACTCCAGATTTAGctcattttgtgtgtatgtggctcTGACCTGTTGATTCCAGGGCGAGGAGGACAGTGGTAGTGCTGCCAAACAGCCACAGCTGAGTGAGGACACAGGACGTACTGGTTCTCATCCCAACATCTCCTCATGGTCTCCAGGATCCCGTCATCAGTCACTGTTCCAGTCGATAAAACCTGCGACAGCTGGAGATAGAGCAGGTGGAGAGAACATGACAGTGTGTGGGTGGTGGGAGGTGAAGACACAGAACCACAGTGGAGGTTTGAGCAGTAAATGGGGAACGATGGATACCAGCTTGCGGTGGTGTTCGGGCAGAGAGTATTTATGAGTGTTCTGAAATTCTTCCATCATGTTCTTCACTGAGGCTCCGTCTCTGTCCAGCAGAAGCCAGAACACTCGCTCCATGTTGTACGGATCCTACAGAAGAAAGAACAACGTCAGTGGATCCACAGATCTGATGCAAGATGTCAGAACCACTGGGACTGTCGCTGGAACTCATCTCGGTGAAGATAACAGATAAAGAAACAGTTACAACTAATAAATCTGTTATTTGTGTGCAGATGAAACCAACAGGACACAAAGTGTTAGTTATTGAGCTTCAGATTTATATCTTCAGCTCATTTACACAGACATGAGAAAGATACAAAACTCCTCATCTGACTCGGAAAGTCTATTTCACAAAATGCTGAATTATTATTCAGTTCACTTGAAGTCTCACTGATCAGTGACTGTACagtgtgtggagctgtggagctgcagtaCCTGGATATCTATGGCGGGggccagtgtttgtgtgacgtTGGCAGCCATGGAAAAGTCCCCTTCGGTTACGGCCCTGTGAACCACGTCGTTAGAGTTCACCATGGCCACCAGCTTCAGGGGGACGCCCATTCGCTTGACGATGAGTCCAGCTGAGAGAAGAACAAACGTGTTCTGTACACCTCTATtaacatattgtgtgtgtgtgattcaaatCTGTGTAGATATATCTTACACAGGGACATTCTACAAACTAAAAGGATTAAAACACTCGCTGTTACAGTTTCTAGTCTTTTCTTTACTTACTTCAACTTTGTAGGAAAAAAAGACGCAGACTTCTTTCACTGGTGATTCTTATTTAACGACAGATATTCAATCATCTGGTTTCAGACATGAAGGTGAACTCATGTCAGGCTTTTGAGGTTGTTTGGATTATATGGAGACTAATCATTTACTTTATtctgtaataataatgtaatgtttatgctgcatctgcttcttcttcatgtttcataTCAGGATAGTTCACTGTCACTGTGAGCAGCTCCTGTGAGAGCTGCTGGAGACGCGTGAGCATCGAACCCGGACGTGTGTGTTGAACTCACCGGCGAtgtttcctgctcctcctgtgggCACCACCACCTCCAGCTCGGGCAGAGCAGCACCGGCCTCGCTCTGCCCGGCTCCGCTCAGCTCCAGGTAGGCGTAGAGGAAGTGAGCGAGCTGGATCATGACTCTGGACCAGTTCACCGAGTTGAGGCTCATGACCCCGTGAGACTGGACCAGCTCCTGATCCGCGAACAGGCGCCGCAGAGGCTGGTCGATGTCATCAGAGCTGCCGTCGGCTGCGGAGACCAAACTGTGAGAAACAAGAACCCTCTCCCTGTGGTGGTTTGTTCCCACCAAGTTCAGCTTCTGTGGTTTTTCTAGTTTCACAAGAGGTCacctcgacctttgacccccccacATTATAATCACTTCAAATCTTCGAGTCTCAGTAAACATTTGTCTCAAAGTTCAAGAAATCCCCTCAAGGTGTTCTCAACACATCGTGTTCACAGAGATGGGACAGACATTTCATCACAGGAGTAAAACTCATTTTATTACCGTTATTATTTTGAATCCTCACCTGCGAACACGTGGACGTTGTCCTCCAGGCAGGTGGTCATGTGTCTCTCTTGGACGGGGGTGATGCGTCCCTGAGGGTAAACCACCACCACGTCCAGTCCTGACAGACCTTTAGCGCTCTGGATGGCCGAGCCGCCCGTGTCCCCGGAGGTTCCTG
This genomic window contains:
- the thnsl2 gene encoding threonine synthase-like 2, whose translation is MQYCSTRGGVHGWDFRDVLFSGYAPDGGMFMPENVPVLSPDTVRGWGGRSYPELVVEVASLFIPNQLIPRLDLEVLVSEALSGFSLPEVVRVARLKDGLSVLELFHGETLAFKDLAMTCTVRFLEYFLQKENRRATVVVGTSGDTGGSAIQSAKGLSGLDVVVVYPQGRITPVQERHMTTCLEDNVHVFAADGSSDDIDQPLRRLFADQELVQSHGVMSLNSVNWSRVMIQLAHFLYAYLELSGAGQSEAGAALPELEVVVPTGGAGNIAAGLIVKRMGVPLKLVAMVNSNDVVHRAVTEGDFSMAANVTQTLAPAIDIQDPYNMERVFWLLLDRDGASVKNMMEEFQNTHKYSLPEHHRKLLSQVLSTGTVTDDGILETMRRCWDENQYVLCPHSAVAVWQHYHCPPRPGINRCYIATASPAKFQAAVQRAGLTFDLPEAVQALDKLPTRYQILERSPDWCKDWEQTLREKIQAVSVSRKNRGS